CGCCTGGGCAGCTCTATGATCTCGATGCTGATGTGCTGCAAACGACGAATGTCTACCGCCAACACCCGGACCTGGTCGCAAAGATGAAAGCGATGCTGAAGTCGTACACACCAAAACCAGCTGTGAAGGCTCGCCGTCGACGCGCACAAGACCAATCTCAATGAAACCAGCCAGCGAACCATCGCTGTTGACGCACAGCGATTTCACAGAACGAGAGATAGATCGCCATCCGCTTGGCGTCGGTCGCCGACGCACGCTCGAGCCACTGAATCCCCTCTTGTTGGCGTCCCAATGCGAAGAACAAATCAGCCATCACAACGTCGACATCGGAAACATCCGGATGCGATGCAAGAGGCTTCAAATGATCCAGCGCCGCAGCAACGTCACCTGCGGCGAGTGACTGTTTTGCTGGTTGCAGAACTTCGTCTAAATCCGAATCGGGCTTATCCGGAATCGCCGCAAGCGACTCGCCAGCTTCGATTTGCGAAACGACTTCGCAGCGACCGGAATGACTGCACAGCAACTTCTCATCAGCACCACAACAAGCGATGTGGCTCGCAGAAAAACCGAGGCTTTGAGACCGCTGTACCCTGCCAGACTCATGTACTGACCCATCGCTCGTTAGCTGGACAACGCCACGTTTTCGCGGAAACGTCGAAGAAAAGAGGCATGTAAATGAGTGCGTTACTGGTCAGCTTGCGTCTGTCAAAAAACTGAAAACGCTCGTTGATTCCGAAACAACCGGATATTCCCCAATCGCTTGGGACGATCACCATGAACCGGCACGCCGCCATCTTGCCCTGAAAAGCTTTCCGATCCCCATGATCGTGCGCCGTCTTGCCAGAACGCTGTGCCAAGCGGCCAAGCACTCAGGTAAACTACTGCCTTTCAAACGACTGCCGTTTTTGATCGATGCGCCGGTGTGGCAAAGCACTTAAATCACCCAACAAAGCATCCATCGACAGCAAACCCGTTTTGAACTCCGAAGACGGGTCGCCAAAGTTCTCAATTTCCAGATGGAAACCATCGATGCGAACACGATTCACGCTGATGCTACTGTTCTTCATTCCGCAAGCCGTTTTGTGGTCAGCGGAACCAACGAAACCCAACTTCGTCGTGATCTTTGCCGACGATCTCGGGTACGGTGACATCGGCTGTTACGAGTCGACGGGCGTGTCGACTCCGCATCTAGACGCGTTGGCCAAGGACGGTTTCCGTAGCACTGACTTTTTTGTTCCAGCGAATGTCTGCAGTCCCTCGCGCGCGGCCTTACTGACCGGTCGCTACCCGATGCGATGCGGGTTGCCAGTCGCACGCAACGAAGCGTTTGAAAAATATCAGAACTACGGTTTGGCGTCTGACGAACAGACGATACCTGAATTGCTTGAACCGGCCGGCTATCACTCGTTGATGGTTGGCAAGTGGCACCTCGGCATGGAAGTCAAAGGTTCCCACCCACTCGACGCGGGTTTCGATGAACATCTTGGTATTCCAAGCAACTATTCGAAGGGTCGCGGCCCGAATCACAACACTTTGTACCGAGGCAAACAAATCGAACAGAAGAACGTCGCTTGCGAAGAGTTGACGAAACGGTACACCGACGAAGTCGTCGCGTTCATCGAGCGGCAAGAGGACGCTCCGTTCTTCATCTACGTTTCCCATCACATCGTGCACACTCCCTTGCGTCCCAGCAAAGATTTCGTCGGCACAACCAAGAAAGGCAAGTACGGCGACTTCATCGCAGAACTCGATCACAGCACAGGTCGGATCATGAAAGCGATCCGCGACTCTGGCGTTGATGACAACACGATCGTGGTCTTCACCTCCGACAACGGACCGATCGCACCTGGATCCGCGGGCACGCTCAACGGCGGGAAGTATTGCACCATGGAAGGCGGACACCGCGTTCCCGGAATCTTCCGTTGGCCTGGTCAGATTCCACCTGGGCAAGTTTCAAACACCACACTGACCAGCATGGATTTGTTACCGACCTTCTGTGAACTTGCGGGTGTCGAAACACCCACCGATCGCAAATTCGACGGCCAGAACATCCTTTCGATTCTGCAAGGCAAGACGACTGCCACACCGCATGAATTTCTGTACTACTACAACGGCACGAACTTGCAGGCTGTGCGGCAAGGCGATTGGAAACTGCATCTGCCCCGAACCGGCGCGGACCAACCATTTTGGTCAAAGCCAAACAAAGCAAACAAAGCAAACAAAGCAAACAAGAAAAAGGGATTCGTGACACTCGACAACCCGCTGCTATTCAATTTGCAGAACGACCTTGGCGAGCAAACCAACGTCGCAGCCCAAAATCCCGATGTGGTTGCTCGCTTGCAAACGCAGGCTGATGCGATCCGTGCCGAACTAGGCGATGTGCGAGTCACCGGCAACGATCAGCACGCGATCAATCTAGTCGAACCGCAGGAACGCTAATCGTTGCACCGAACCATTTGCCACAGTGAGCGACCGACGATGCACGTGTTCAATTATCCGAAATCGTCACGAACCACTGCTGCGTACAGTTACTGAGCTAAGATTGCAACCTTACGCCATGACCTTCCCAATGTCGAGAAATGAATCAGCATGACAATGCCAAGACCAGATCGAACGTTCGCATTTTCCGTCGCGGTATCCTTGATGGTTGTTGCATCGACAGCCTCGCAGGCAACAGCGGATGAATCGTGGACGATCGACAGCCAGAGCGATTGGATCGATGCGGTTGCCGTTCAAACCAATTTGGACCTCAAGGATGGGATGGCTACGCCAACGGCAAATTCGGCGATATTCCGCAGCAAGCCGAAGTCGTTCAATGAAAAACGCACTGCTAAATCGATTGTTGTTGCCCAGTCGTCGGTCTGGGAGAACTGGGAACCGACGCCAAACATTGGTCCTCAAAATCTCGCGGATGCCCCGGTCCTGCTCAGACGCGGACCGGACGACTATTGGATGTTCGGCCGATACAGCAGGCCTCGTCCCAGGAAATCAACAAAGGAAGGCAAGTCGTCGCCTGCCGATCCAGCTTTTATTCCCAAAGCAGCGACGCTTGCAGGTTTCGAGATTCCATTACAAACGACGATTTACAAAAATCAGTTTGACGCGCTTGGTGGATTAAAAAAGGGATTGGGCGGTTACCACGCCTGGCAAAGTCGGGACATGGTCAACTGGGTACACCACGGCCCGATCACCGACAGCAAGGGTAAGTGGATGACGACGGCAGAGTTCGCTGACGGCAAAGCGTATTTCTACTACGACTTCCCCAACGATCAGGATCCGCATCTCTACATTGACGACGACCTTACCGACGGCCTACCCGGCAAAAACATGGGGATCGCATTCAAAGATCCTACGCACGGTTCGGATTGCGGTTTCATCCGTGACCTCGATGGAAAGTTCCATGTCATCGCGGAAGACTGGAGCCCGATCAATGCCAAGACCCACGCTTGGGATTCGCCGCTTGCCACCCATGCGATCAGCGCCGATGGAATTAAAGACTTCAATATCCTGGCGCCACCCGTTGATCATCGCACCAAGGCGACCGGAAAAATTGGAACTTACAAGCATCCTCACTGGACCAAAGAAGATCCAGCAAACTACAAAACAAGCATTGCCGAGTACGAAATCCACGAACCCGAGCAAGACGCCTACGGTGACTGGGCAATGATTGCGATCGGCGGGCAATACTATCTGTTTTGCGACTACGATCCAGCATCAGGTGACGGAATGAGTGTCGGACGATTCACGGCGCCGACAATCGATGGTCCATTCACTTGGTGTGGGCACGTCGGCAAAGGCCATCCGGATCCCGACGTGATCTTTGCCGAAGGCAAGTTCTATCTAGCGACCCAACAAAAGTCCGATTTTGTCAGCCCCGGACCATGGGTAGAAAATGTCGAAGTGCGAGTTGGTGTCGACACTAACAATGACAGTTCCATCAACAAATGGACGGATTGGCAAACCGTCAAGGAAACTTACAGCGATGTCCCCGGATTCGCAAAACAGGTCGCAAAAACACCGGCACAGTTGGATCTGTCTGACCTGCCGGCCGGATACGGTTTTCAGTTTGAATTTAAGATCACCGACACGACCGAAAACACGTCCAAGCCAATACTGGATTCCATTCGGATCAGTTTTAGTAACTAGCCAACCGTCCTTTCGCCGGCAAGGCCCCAAGCCGCCATCCGATTTCTCAGTCCTCGAAATTAGCCAATGACCGATGCTCAATCTTCGTTTCTCTCTATTGCTGCTACTTACTCTATCAGTCAGTCACGTTTTCGCGGACGACAAGATCACCGCTTACGAAGATCTGGAATTTGCAAAAGTCCAAACCAACGTGGGCGAGAAGACTCTAAAACTCGACCTCTATCGACCGAAAAATGACGAAGCCTTGCCTGGGATCGTGTTGGTTCACGGCGGCGGTTGGTCAGGTGGAACTAAAGAGTCGTTTCGACCGCTGGCACGCGAGTTGGCGACGGACGACTATGTGGTCATTACCATTGAATATCGTTTGTCAGGCGAGGCGATGTTTCCAAGTGCAGTGGAAGACTGCAAAGCTGCAATTCGCTGGCTTCGTGCTCACGCGGCAGAGTACAAAGTCGATCCCAAGCGAATCGGCGCCGTCGGCGGCTCTGCCGGCGGACATCTAACCGGAATGGTCGCAACGACCGTTGGTAAGTACGACGTGGGCAATCACCTGGATCAGTCAAGCGAACTGCAAGCCGCCGTCTTGCTTGGTGCGGGCGTGGATCAAGTCAAACGGTCCGAGGAATCAGCAAAACCCATTCAAAACTGCGTCGTCTTCTTCGGTGGAACGTTGAATGAAAAACGCGAAATCTATGCCGAGGCGTCGCCCATCACTCACGTCTCGGCAAAGACCTGCCCGATTCTGTTCATGGATGGCGAAAAGGATCGCCCGGGAATGCGCTACGTCGACATTCGCCCTAAGCTTGATCAGTTCGGAATCGACAACGAGTTCATCATGATCCCCGGAGCGAAACATGGCCAATGGAACAAGCAGCCGTTTCGCGAGTTGTATCGAAACGAGTTTCACAAGTTCTTTGACGCAAATCTGAAGTAGCGTTGCTTCGTGCCCGCAACTTTACCGCGGCGCCGATCCTAACGCGAAGAAGCCCAGACGCTGACTGAGCTTTCGCTGGACTGTTTTGATCTCTTTCCCACTTCAAACTTTCTGAGATTCCCAAAACCATCGTGCCGAATCTTCCCTGGACCAATCCGAACCCGTTGATGTTGGCGCCGATGCAGGGGCTTACCAATCGTGCTCTACGGGCAGTCTATGGCGAACTTGCCACACCCGACGTGTTGTTCACCGAGTTTGTCCGAGTACGACCGAATGCCAAGAAGGTGATCGCCGATTCTGACTTTGTCGAAGCGACAACTTCGGTTCCGGGGATCCCGCTTGTGGTGCAAGTCATTGGCTGCGCTGACGACGGAGTGGTCGATGCAGTCAGCGACCTGGTCGCACGTGGTGTCCAGCATATCAACGTCAACATGGGATGCCCGTTCGGACGCATGACATCGGTTCTCGCAGGCGGCGGCATGTTCAAGTATCCCGAGACGGTCTATCCGATGCTCGCCGCAATGCGGCAAATTGTGCCAGGTTCACTCTCGGTCAAAACCCGACTTGGCATCGACGACCAACGCGAAGTTTTTTCGGTCTTGGATGCGTTCGAAAAAGCAAGCGTTGACTTCCTGGTCGTTCACTCACGCACGGTAAAACAAAAATACAAAGGCGAAGCTGATCACGATCTGTCGCGCGAGATTGTCCTGGCTGCCGCGATGCCCGTCATTGCAAACGGAGACATCCGATCGGTCGAGGACGCCCAACGTGTGATGAAGCAAACGGGTGCCGCAGGATTGATGCTAGGACGAGGTGCGATCGCCGATCACAAAATATTCGATCGCATCCGAAG
The Rubripirellula reticaptiva DNA segment above includes these coding regions:
- a CDS encoding alpha/beta hydrolase, translating into MLNLRFSLLLLLTLSVSHVFADDKITAYEDLEFAKVQTNVGEKTLKLDLYRPKNDEALPGIVLVHGGGWSGGTKESFRPLARELATDDYVVITIEYRLSGEAMFPSAVEDCKAAIRWLRAHAAEYKVDPKRIGAVGGSAGGHLTGMVATTVGKYDVGNHLDQSSELQAAVLLGAGVDQVKRSEESAKPIQNCVVFFGGTLNEKREIYAEASPITHVSAKTCPILFMDGEKDRPGMRYVDIRPKLDQFGIDNEFIMIPGAKHGQWNKQPFRELYRNEFHKFFDANLK
- a CDS encoding tetratricopeptide repeat protein, giving the protein MLCSHSGRCEVVSQIEAGESLAAIPDKPDSDLDEVLQPAKQSLAAGDVAAALDHLKPLASHPDVSDVDVVMADLFFALGRQQEGIQWLERASATDAKRMAIYLSFCEIAVRQQRWFAGWFH
- a CDS encoding glycoside hydrolase family protein, with the protein product MTMPRPDRTFAFSVAVSLMVVASTASQATADESWTIDSQSDWIDAVAVQTNLDLKDGMATPTANSAIFRSKPKSFNEKRTAKSIVVAQSSVWENWEPTPNIGPQNLADAPVLLRRGPDDYWMFGRYSRPRPRKSTKEGKSSPADPAFIPKAATLAGFEIPLQTTIYKNQFDALGGLKKGLGGYHAWQSRDMVNWVHHGPITDSKGKWMTTAEFADGKAYFYYDFPNDQDPHLYIDDDLTDGLPGKNMGIAFKDPTHGSDCGFIRDLDGKFHVIAEDWSPINAKTHAWDSPLATHAISADGIKDFNILAPPVDHRTKATGKIGTYKHPHWTKEDPANYKTSIAEYEIHEPEQDAYGDWAMIAIGGQYYLFCDYDPASGDGMSVGRFTAPTIDGPFTWCGHVGKGHPDPDVIFAEGKFYLATQQKSDFVSPGPWVENVEVRVGVDTNNDSSINKWTDWQTVKETYSDVPGFAKQVAKTPAQLDLSDLPAGYGFQFEFKITDTTENTSKPILDSIRISFSN
- a CDS encoding tRNA dihydrouridine synthase, which codes for MPNLPWTNPNPLMLAPMQGLTNRALRAVYGELATPDVLFTEFVRVRPNAKKVIADSDFVEATTSVPGIPLVVQVIGCADDGVVDAVSDLVARGVQHINVNMGCPFGRMTSVLAGGGMFKYPETVYPMLAAMRQIVPGSLSVKTRLGIDDQREVFSVLDAFEKASVDFLVVHSRTVKQKYKGEADHDLSREIVLAAAMPVIANGDIRSVEDAQRVMKQTGAAGLMLGRGAIADHKIFDRIRSREPGNPSAEARQQEVTERLRRLLDGYEDIFHGDAQVMVKFKEVLAHIEAPELDRLKKRLKKASSCMTLRQQLQAI
- a CDS encoding sulfatase family protein, whose product is MRTRFTLMLLFFIPQAVLWSAEPTKPNFVVIFADDLGYGDIGCYESTGVSTPHLDALAKDGFRSTDFFVPANVCSPSRAALLTGRYPMRCGLPVARNEAFEKYQNYGLASDEQTIPELLEPAGYHSLMVGKWHLGMEVKGSHPLDAGFDEHLGIPSNYSKGRGPNHNTLYRGKQIEQKNVACEELTKRYTDEVVAFIERQEDAPFFIYVSHHIVHTPLRPSKDFVGTTKKGKYGDFIAELDHSTGRIMKAIRDSGVDDNTIVVFTSDNGPIAPGSAGTLNGGKYCTMEGGHRVPGIFRWPGQIPPGQVSNTTLTSMDLLPTFCELAGVETPTDRKFDGQNILSILQGKTTATPHEFLYYYNGTNLQAVRQGDWKLHLPRTGADQPFWSKPNKANKANKANKKKGFVTLDNPLLFNLQNDLGEQTNVAAQNPDVVARLQTQADAIRAELGDVRVTGNDQHAINLVEPQER